CCGGCCACGTGGCCGGAGATCGAAGGCCTGGCGTTCCGGAAGAACGGCCAGGTGTGCGCCACATCGCCCCGCCGTCTGATTCCCGACCTCGACCTCCTCCCATTCCCGCTTCGAGACCCGAAGGCAGCCACGCACCGCGGCGTCGGCATCCGCTCGCTCGCGGCCAGCAGGGGCTGTTACTACGACTGCACGTTCTGCAGCATCCACGAATTCTACCGGCGAGCTCCGGGAGCCATAAGGCGCACCCGCTCCCCCGAGAACGTCGTGCAGGAGATGGAGAGGCTCTTTTGCGAGTTCGGCGTCAGGATCTTCATCTTCCAGGATGACGATTTCTTCGCGCGTGCCCCTCGCGATCGTCAATGGGCCGAGGGGTTCCTGGCGGCGCTCGAGGCCCGAAAGTTGGCAGGCGAGATCGTCTGGCGCGTCTCGTGTCGCGTGGACGACCTGGACGCGCGGCTGCTGGGCGCGATGAAGGCAGCCGGACTGTCAGGAGTGTACGTTGGTGTCGAGTCGGGGAGCGAGCGGGGGCTCGAGACGTTCAACAAGCACTACGCGCCCGACGACGTGGACGCCGCGCTGGCGCTCCTGCGAGACGTGGGACTGCCGTTCGAGTTCGGCTTCATGATGTTCGAGCCCTACAGCACCATGGAGTCGGTGCGGCAGAACATCGACTTCCTGAAGGGGGTCTGCCAGTACGGCGACCCCCTGGTCCACTTCTGCAAGATGTCACCTTATGCGGGCACCGCGATCGCGCGGCGACTGGCGGCCGAAGGAAGGCTCGAAGGCTCGATCGCCTGCCCGGACTACCGGTTCCTCGACCCGCGCCTCGACCTCCTGCAGGCGTTCTACGCCCAGACCTTCAATTTCAGGAACTTCGACGAGCGGGGACTGGTCGAACGCCTGAGATTCGCGAAGTTCGACTGTGGCGTCGTCGAAAGACTGTTCGCGGGTGCGTACGACGCGAAGGCCTATCGCGAAGCGGTGTCCCAACTGATCCGCGCGAGCAACCAATCGGCCGTGGAGACCATGGGGCTTGCGGCACGCATGATTGAGTCGCGTGATCTGGCGGACATCATCGATCACTGGGAGGTCCTCGAAGACCTGTCCCGGGAAGAGCGGCTGGTCGAGAAGCGCGTGTCCGTGGCGCTGGATCGCCTGATGGTGGAGTACGGATTCGAAGCGTCACCCCGAGCGGATGCGCCACTGACGACGTGCTGGCCCCCGGCGGACTCGGCAGAGGAGTACGCGTGAGGTGGGGGCGTTCGCGCGACCCGCGTGGTAGTGTTCAACGATGCCGTTTGCCTTCGACACGGATCCTGCCTGCTGCGCCGCCGCCCTCGCACGGCTCGCCGCCATCGGGTTCGCGGAGCAGACCGTCCGTGACCGCCTCGGCCTGGAGGACATCAACGACCTCCAGGCCAAGGCCCTTCCCATCTACCGTCAGGAGCAGATCCAGGAGCGGGATCTCCTGGCCTCCGCCATCGATCTGTTCCTCCTCCAGGGCCAGATCCCGTTTTCTGAGCTGGACAGACTGTTCGGCCCGCCGGAACAGGAAGCCCTGTTCAACGCCGGCATCCTGGCGCGAGACGGCGCACGGGTGCACGCCGAGGCCACCCTCTATCCCGTCGGCCAGAACCTGATCTTCTCGGACTATGCGTGGCCGCAGTTGCTGAAGGCCGGCTACTCCACCGTCGCCAGCGATCAGGTCATGTATGTGGGCACCGACAGCCGATGGCTGGCCCGGGCCACGGTGCGCAAGCCTGTCGGCTCTGCCCTCGACCTCTGCTGTGGATCGGGAGTCCAGGCGCTCCTGGCGGCTTCCCATGCCGAACACGTCACGGCCGTGGACGTCAATCCACGAGCCGTCCGGTGCACGGCTTTCAATGCCAGGGCCTGGCGGCTGTCGAACCTCGAGGCCGTCCAGGGCGACCTCTATCAAGCGGTGCGCGACCGGCGGTTCGATCTCATCACGGCCAACCCGCCCTTCGTGCCGGCGCCCGCCCAGGAGGTGGGCTTCCGGGACGGGGGCCCCAGCGGCGAGGAGATTCAGCGACGCATCGTGGAAGGCCTTCCGCGGCATCTGGCCCAGGGAGGCATCGCCCAGATCGTCACGGAACTCGGAGAGCGCGATGAGGAACCGCTCGAGCGTCGCCTTCGCGAATGGCTGGACGGCGCTCCGATGGACATCCACATCCTGCGCCTGCGCCTCCACTCCGCCAAGGTCTACGCCATCGGGCACGCCGACGGGGACGATCACACGGCCATCCTGAACTCGGTGGGACGATGGGCCGCCAACCTCGAGGTTCAACGCTACCGCTCGGTCCGGTCCGTGCTCCTGGCCTTCCAGTGGAGCAAGACCCCCTGGTGCAGGGTCGACGACGCTCTGCCCCCTCAACGCGATGCGGGAGCGGAAGTGGAAGAAGTCTGGTTGGCCGAACGCCTCTCCAGGAGTTCCGAGCTGCGGACCGGCCTGCGGACGGGGCGGGTCGAGCGCACGGGCCCCATCGCCCTCCTGGAAGCCCGGGCCCTGGGCGTCCAGACGCCCCCCACGGTTCAAGCGCGCCTGGCCGGGCAGGCGATGCCGGTGGAGCACGCGTTGGACCTCGTGGAGCGGGATCTTCTCACGTGCCTCGACCAACCCGTGGCCACCGCCGATCTCGTCGCCGCCGCCGACCGGGCTGCCCTGTCCGAAGCAACCGTGCTGGACGCCCTCGTCTCCCTGGTGCGGAAAGGCCTCATCAGGCTGTCGTCCTCTGCGTGACAGGTGAGTCTCGATCGCGATGGCGAGCGACGGCCTCGAAGCCGCACGCCGCGCCAGTTCGATGATACGCTGTCACCATCTGCCGGCGGCAGCGGTACGACGACCACCCGGAGCCTTCCGCGCGGCACGTTGGCTCGAAACAACGCGTTATGCCCCCCAGGAGACGGTCGATGGCGAACACTCGGTTCGTGGTGGCACTCGCGGGCGCCCTGTTGGTCGGCCTGACAGCCACCTCGTCGGCACAGCAGGCCGATGCGGCGAATTGCAAGGACCATCCAATGTTCTCGCGGATGAAGAACTTCGTCATCAACGAGTGCAAGACGGCCTTCGACGAACAGGAGGTCTACCTCGCCGAAGGCTCGAAGACGGTCGAGGGCCGGAAGACCGGGATCTCGTACTCCCTCGTCGAGGGCACCCAGATGCCGAGCCCACTGCAGATCCGGCGCAACTACGGCAACGCGGCCAAGACCCTCGGCGGGACGGTGCTCTACGATCAGGATCGCCACCTGACGGCCAGGGTCGTGACGAAAGCCGGCAAGGAAGTCTGGCTGCGCGTCGAAGCGTTCAACGAGGGCCGGGACTACACGGTGGATGTGATCGAAGTGGAGGCGATGACGCAGGAGGTGGCGGCGAGCGACATGCTCGACGCGCTCAACAAGAATGGCTTCATCGCGCTGTACATCAATTTCGACACCGGCAAGGCGGACATCAAGCCGGAGTCGCAGGCCACGATCGCGCAGATCGTCACGCTGCTGAAGGACAACCCGGCGCTGAGGGTCAGCGTCGAAGGCCACACGGACAACGTCGGCACGGCGGCCGGCAACAAGACGCTGAGCGAACAGCGCGCGAAGTCCGTGGTGGCGGCCGTCGTCAAGGGCGGGATCGCGGCAGGCCGGCTCGGTGCCGTGGGCTGGGGGCAGGAGAAGCCTGTAGCGGACAATCGCAGTGAAGAGGGCCGCGGGAAGAACCGCCGCGTCGAAATCGTGAAGAAATAGCCTTCGCCTGAGGATGCAGCCGCCCACTCTCGTGCTCGTCGTGCCGTGCTACCAGGAAGCCGCCAGGCTGCGCGCGCCGGCGTTTCTCGATTTCAGCGCGAGCCATCCGAACGTCTCCCTGCTCTTCGTGGACGACGGGAGCACCGACGAGACGTGGGCGGCGCTGCAGCGCATCGTGAGTGTCGCGCCAGACCGGATCGCCGCGATCCGGCTCGAGTCCAATCGCGGCAAGGCCGAGGCCGTCCGGGTCGGCACGATCGAGGCGATTGCCCGGCGGCCGACGCTGGTGGGCTTCTGGGACGCGGACCTCGCCACGCCGCTCGACGCGGTGGACGACTTTCTCGCGGTGACCGCAACCCGCCCGGACATCGAGATCGTCCTGGGGTCGCGCGTGATGCTCATGGGGCGGACCATCGCGCGAACGACGCTTCGTCACTACCTCGGACGCGTGTTCGCGACGGCCGCCTCCCTCTCGCTCGACCTTCCCGTCTACGACACCCAGTGCGGCGCCAAGGTATTTCGCGCCACCGACGCGGTCGCCGGCCTGTTCGCCACACCGTTCAAGAGCACGTGGACGTTCGATGTCGAGCTCCTCGCGCGCTATCTGAACACCCCGGCGGAGGACGGACGCCCCATCCGCCAGGCGCGCATCTACGAACTGACGCTACGGACCTGGCACGACATCCCGCGATCGAAGCTTCGCCTGGCGGACGGCGTCCGGTCGATGATCGAACTGATGGCAATCTGGCGCGCCCGCCGCGCTGGCCGGGCCGCCTGATACTGCCAAATACCGCCTCCGCTTTCCCCCTGGTTCGCCGTAGAATCGTCCTGCCATCGGTGACCGCACACAGGTGTCGGACTTGCCGCAGGTGGAGGTGCCGTGAGAACAGGAACCATGATGACCATTCTGGCTGCGACCGCGATTGGACTTCTCGCCGTAGCCGCGTCTGCCCAGACGAACCGACGGCTCGACGAGCTTCGCAAGTGGGCGGTCCACGACGAAACGCGCCCGATGCCCCCGGTGGTCGATCCGGGACCCGCCGGCGGCCCTGGCCCCGTGCCCGCGGACGCGATCGTCCTGTTCGACGGCCGCGACACCTCAGGGTGGACGACGGCGAACGGGACACCGGCCACCTGGCTCGTGCGCGACGGCTACATGGAGGTCGTCAAGAAGTCGGGGTCGATCCGCACGAAGCGTGGGTTCGGCGATTGCCAACTCCACGTGGAGTGGGCCGCTCCCGCGGCAGCAATCGGCACGGGGCAGGATCGGGGCAACAGCGGCGTATTCCTGATGGACACGTACGAGGTCCAGGTCCTCGACTCCTACGATAGTAAAACGTACGCGGACGGCATGGTGGCCGCCATCTACGGGCAATACCCACCGCTCGTCAATGCCAGCCGGAAGCCGGGCGAATGGCAGACCTACGACATCGTGTTTCACGCCCCGCGCTTCGACGGCAGCGGCGCGCTGCAATCGCCGGCTCGCATGACGGTCTTGCACAACGGCATCCTCGTCCAGGACAACGAAGAGCTGACCGGCCCGACGGCGCACAAGGCGCGTCCTCCCTACAAGGCGCACGCGGACAGACTGCCGATCTCGCTTCAGGACCACAGCCACCCCGTCCGCTACCGGAACATCTGGATACGGGAACTGGACGGAGGGCGGTAAGGCAGGATCCGGGGGCCAGGACTGTAAGTACTGGGGGTCAGCGGATCCGGGATCGCGGGTCTGGGGTCGATGCGGAGCAACCCATGAAGGCACATTCCGTCGTGCGGCGTTCGGCGATCGTCGTGTCCCTGCTCGCCGCCGGCTTGCTCATAATGGGAGCCGCCGCACCTGCGCAGAATCCCCTGCCAAAGAAGAAGGTGCTCATCGTATGGGGCGGATGGGAGGGCCACGAACCAAAGCAGTGCGTGGACCTCTTCGCTCCCTGGCTGGCCGAACAGGGCTTCGACGTCGAGATCTCGCACTCGCTCGATTCGTACAGTGACGCGGCGAAGATGAAGGGCCTCGCACTCATCGTGCAGGCGGTCACGATGGGACAGCTCGCGGCTGAACAGCAGAAGGGCCTGCTCGATGCCGTCCGTGGCGGCGTCGGCATCGCCGGCTGGCACGGGGGACTGGCGGATTCCTTCCGCGCCAACCCCGACTACCAGTTCATGATCGGCGGCGCGTGGGCGGCTCATCCGGGCGGGATCGTCGACTTCGCCGTCAACGTGACGAAGCGCCAAGACCCCATCGTGAAAGGCCTGGCAGATTTCCGGATGCACTCCGAGCAGTACTACATGCTCGTCGATCCGAACGTGGAGGTTGTCGCGACGACCACGTTCGGCGGGAAAGCCGCGGAGGCCGCGCCGTGGATCACCGGCGCCGTGATGCCGGTCGTCTGGAAGAAGCTGTATGGCCAGGGCCGAGTCTTCAACACGACGCTCGGACATTCCGCAGCCGACTTCAACGTGCCCGAGGCACGCGAGATCGTCAAGCGCGGGCTGCTCTGGGCTGCGCGGATGCCGGGCGCCGGCGACGATCCGCAACCCACGAACCCGTATCGTCTCGAGGTCAGAAAGTGAGCCCCTGCCGCTTCACGAGAAACCGATCCCACAGCGATCGCTCGATGTAGACCGTCAGCAGCACGCCGGGCCGCAGGCCGTAGAACTCCGATACGTACCGCTCCCCGAGGGCGGCGTCGATCACGGCGGCATGGGCCTGTGACGCCACGATGACCGGGGCGCCGGCGAGCGGTTCCGCGTCGGCCGCCCGCGTCCAGTAACCGACACGTGCCATGCCACGCAGGTACCAGGGCAGCGGCCACTGCTCGTAGGGACCAGCGATCACCTCAATCAACATCCGCTGCCGCTCGGGATGAAGAGCGGCCAGGTCGGTGACCCGCTGCACCAGGCGGAGGAAGTCGGGGCTCGTCTGGGCGTAGGCGTACGGATTCCGCGGGTCCGCCGGATACCGGAAGTTGGCGTGCCAGTCCTGGAGCGCCAGATGGCAGGTGGCGGCCAGGAACACCACGATGATGAGGCTCCGCAGGCCCCGTGTTTGTACGGTCCCGAGGATGGCGGTTGCGCCGTATCCGGCCATCGCGACGAGACCGACATAGAAGGGCAAGACGTTCCACGGCGTCTTGTAGGGAATCGCGGAGAACGCGAGCGCGGTGATCCACGAGTACAGGCAGATGTACCGAGGCCAGAACCGTCCGTGCACGTCGTTTCTGAACGCGAAGATGGAGCCGGCGATCGCGAGAAGCAGGACCAGCGCCTCGGTCCAGACCAGGCCCCCCGACGCTGCGAACCAAAGCAGACGCAGGTAATAGTCCGACGGCTCGGCGTGCGATCCCGCGCCAAGCCCGCGATCCGCGTAGATGGAGAACGCTCGAATGGATTCGAGGAGCCCGGCGGGATGTCGAAGCAGCGACGAGTACAACACGAGAGCGATCGCTAGCGCCGCCGCGCATCCCAGTGCGAAGTGCGCGAGGCGCTTCCCCGGTGTGACGCCGGCTGTTCCGATTGCCGCACCCGTTCCAGCAGTCGCGGCCCGCGCCACCGCGCACGATACGAGCGCGGTGGCGAAGACGATGACCGAGGTCTCCTTGGTCGCATACGCCAGGCCGGCGAAGACTCCCGCGGCCGCGGCCCATCCGGCACGGCCTCGCTCCGCACAGCGCCCAACCGCGATCAGAAACGCGACCGCGAAGAACGCCAACAGCGATTCCTGGATGTAGTAGCGGCTGTAGTAGGTCAGGACGGGCGAGACCGCGACCAGTACGGCGCTCGTTGCCACACTTCCGCGCCCGAGCGGTGCGGCCAGGAGCGGCAGCAGCAGGATCACTCCGGCGCCAAAGAGGGCCGGCACGAGCCTGAGCGTGCGC
This Vicinamibacterales bacterium DNA region includes the following protein-coding sequences:
- a CDS encoding radical SAM protein produces the protein PATWPEIEGLAFRKNGQVCATSPRRLIPDLDLLPFPLRDPKAATHRGVGIRSLAASRGCYYDCTFCSIHEFYRRAPGAIRRTRSPENVVQEMERLFCEFGVRIFIFQDDDFFARAPRDRQWAEGFLAALEARKLAGEIVWRVSCRVDDLDARLLGAMKAAGLSGVYVGVESGSERGLETFNKHYAPDDVDAALALLRDVGLPFEFGFMMFEPYSTMESVRQNIDFLKGVCQYGDPLVHFCKMSPYAGTAIARRLAAEGRLEGSIACPDYRFLDPRLDLLQAFYAQTFNFRNFDERGLVERLRFAKFDCGVVERLFAGAYDAKAYREAVSQLIRASNQSAVETMGLAARMIESRDLADIIDHWEVLEDLSREERLVEKRVSVALDRLMVEYGFEASPRADAPLTTCWPPADSAEEYA
- a CDS encoding methyltransferase is translated as MPFAFDTDPACCAAALARLAAIGFAEQTVRDRLGLEDINDLQAKALPIYRQEQIQERDLLASAIDLFLLQGQIPFSELDRLFGPPEQEALFNAGILARDGARVHAEATLYPVGQNLIFSDYAWPQLLKAGYSTVASDQVMYVGTDSRWLARATVRKPVGSALDLCCGSGVQALLAASHAEHVTAVDVNPRAVRCTAFNARAWRLSNLEAVQGDLYQAVRDRRFDLITANPPFVPAPAQEVGFRDGGPSGEEIQRRIVEGLPRHLAQGGIAQIVTELGERDEEPLERRLREWLDGAPMDIHILRLRLHSAKVYAIGHADGDDHTAILNSVGRWAANLEVQRYRSVRSVLLAFQWSKTPWCRVDDALPPQRDAGAEVEEVWLAERLSRSSELRTGLRTGRVERTGPIALLEARALGVQTPPTVQARLAGQAMPVEHALDLVERDLLTCLDQPVATADLVAAADRAALSEATVLDALVSLVRKGLIRLSSSA
- a CDS encoding OmpA family protein, which translates into the protein MANTRFVVALAGALLVGLTATSSAQQADAANCKDHPMFSRMKNFVINECKTAFDEQEVYLAEGSKTVEGRKTGISYSLVEGTQMPSPLQIRRNYGNAAKTLGGTVLYDQDRHLTARVVTKAGKEVWLRVEAFNEGRDYTVDVIEVEAMTQEVAASDMLDALNKNGFIALYINFDTGKADIKPESQATIAQIVTLLKDNPALRVSVEGHTDNVGTAAGNKTLSEQRAKSVVAAVVKGGIAAGRLGAVGWGQEKPVADNRSEEGRGKNRRVEIVKK
- a CDS encoding glycosyltransferase produces the protein MQPPTLVLVVPCYQEAARLRAPAFLDFSASHPNVSLLFVDDGSTDETWAALQRIVSVAPDRIAAIRLESNRGKAEAVRVGTIEAIARRPTLVGFWDADLATPLDAVDDFLAVTATRPDIEIVLGSRVMLMGRTIARTTLRHYLGRVFATAASLSLDLPVYDTQCGAKVFRATDAVAGLFATPFKSTWTFDVELLARYLNTPAEDGRPIRQARIYELTLRTWHDIPRSKLRLADGVRSMIELMAIWRARRAGRAA
- a CDS encoding DUF1080 domain-containing protein, which produces MMTILAATAIGLLAVAASAQTNRRLDELRKWAVHDETRPMPPVVDPGPAGGPGPVPADAIVLFDGRDTSGWTTANGTPATWLVRDGYMEVVKKSGSIRTKRGFGDCQLHVEWAAPAAAIGTGQDRGNSGVFLMDTYEVQVLDSYDSKTYADGMVAAIYGQYPPLVNASRKPGEWQTYDIVFHAPRFDGSGALQSPARMTVLHNGILVQDNEELTGPTAHKARPPYKAHADRLPISLQDHSHPVRYRNIWIRELDGGR
- a CDS encoding ThuA domain-containing protein, translated to MKAHSVVRRSAIVVSLLAAGLLIMGAAAPAQNPLPKKKVLIVWGGWEGHEPKQCVDLFAPWLAEQGFDVEISHSLDSYSDAAKMKGLALIVQAVTMGQLAAEQQKGLLDAVRGGVGIAGWHGGLADSFRANPDYQFMIGGAWAAHPGGIVDFAVNVTKRQDPIVKGLADFRMHSEQYYMLVDPNVEVVATTTFGGKAAEAAPWITGAVMPVVWKKLYGQGRVFNTTLGHSAADFNVPEAREIVKRGLLWAARMPGAGDDPQPTNPYRLEVRK
- a CDS encoding flippase activity-associated protein Agl23, encoding MSRLRFWVVLTAAVALALAFRLAWPDARPMHHDEANQAVKFGTLLETGEYRYDRNDHHGPSLYYLTLPVAWARGQTTLASLDERTLRLVPALFGAGVILLLPLLAAPLGRGSVATSAVLVAVSPVLTYYSRYYIQESLLAFFAVAFLIAVGRCAERGRAGWAAAAGVFAGLAYATKETSVIVFATALVSCAVARAATAGTGAAIGTAGVTPGKRLAHFALGCAAALAIALVLYSSLLRHPAGLLESIRAFSIYADRGLGAGSHAEPSDYYLRLLWFAASGGLVWTEALVLLLAIAGSIFAFRNDVHGRFWPRYICLYSWITALAFSAIPYKTPWNVLPFYVGLVAMAGYGATAILGTVQTRGLRSLIIVVFLAATCHLALQDWHANFRYPADPRNPYAYAQTSPDFLRLVQRVTDLAALHPERQRMLIEVIAGPYEQWPLPWYLRGMARVGYWTRAADAEPLAGAPVIVASQAHAAVIDAALGERYVSEFYGLRPGVLLTVYIERSLWDRFLVKRQGLTF